GCACGAGAGAGGGCCGCGGCGAGACACCGGCTCACCGGGTGGTTGCTGCGCGCGGCCAGGTCGAAGGCCACGTCGCGCGACTCGGGCGCGAGCGCATCCACGGCCTCGCGGTCCACCAGCTCCAGCCGGCCGAGCGTCAGCGTGCCCGTCTTGTCGAAGAGCACCTTGCGCACGCGGGGGAGCCGGTCCAACAGATCCTGACTGCGCACGAAGAGGCCGAGCCGACGCAGGCGCGTCTGGGTGAGCTCGTACGCGAGTGGCACGGCGATGCCGATGGCGCACGGGCACGTCACCACGAGGAGGGCCACGGCCACCTGGAGCGCCTTGTCCTGGCCCTGGGGGAGCCAGAGGAGGAGACCCAGCGCGGAGACGAGCAGCACGGAGAGGACCCAGCGGCGGGACACCGCGTTCCAGAAGCGCGCATGCGCGGGCACACGGCCGGGCGCCGAGGGCGTCTGGCGCAGCAGGGCCACCAGCGGCGAGTCCTGGAAGTCCGTCCGGGCACGCACGTGGGCGGCACCCCGGGCCGCGTTGAAGGCACCGGCGGGCACCTCGCCCCCCTGCTCCACCGCGCGCACGTCCGGCTCGCCCGTCACCCAGTCGGTGGAGAAGCTGGCGCGCGCGTCGAGCAGCTCCGCGTCCACGGGCACCAGCTCGCCCGGGGCGATGACGAGCACGTCTCCCGCGCGCAGCTCGGCGGCGCGCACGGTGACGAGCCGGTCCCCCTCCTGCCGGCGGGCGAAGAGTCCCTCCGCGCCATCATCCTCCAGGAGGAAGCGGCGGTTGCGCTCGAGGACGCGCTGCTGCAACCAGCGCCCCACCAGCATCAGGGTGACGAAGGTGTTGAGCGTGTCGAAGTAGGCGAGGTCTCCCCGGCCGTCGCGCGCCTTCACCAGGGAGGTGGAGAAGACGAGGAGGATGCCCAGGGCGATGGGCAGGTCCAGATGGAGGACGCCGCTGCGCAGCCCGCGCCAGGCGGAGCGGAAGAAGGGCCAGCCCCCCACCAGCACCACGGCGGTGGAGAGCCACAGGCTCAGCTGGCTGAAGAGGGAGAAGACCTCGCCGTCGGCGGGGGTGAGCCCCACGTAGAAGCTCACCGAGAAGAGCATCACGTTCATCGTGATGGCGGCGCAGAGGCCGAGCCGGATGGGCAGGTCGTGCGAGGCGGACTCGGAGCTCTTGCGACCGGGTCCGAAGAGGTAGCCGAAGCCCTCGACGGAGCGGAGGAAGCCGGCCACGTCGAAGGCGCCCCTGCGCCAGGCGAGCCGCGCCTTGCCGAGCGCCGGGTTGACGGTGAGCGAGGCCCCACCGGGCTGGCGGCGGAAGAGCTCGTTCATCAGCCAGACGCATGCGGCACAGTGGATTCCCTGCACGTCCAGTTCGAGCGCGCACACCGGGCCGGTGGTGGCCTCGGCGCGGGCCACGAGCGGCTCCAGCCAGGCCAGGCCCCGGTCCTGCCTGGGCTCGGGCGCCGGAGCCGTCTTGCCATCGGCCAGCGCGTAGTACCGGGTGAGGCCCTGGTCCACGAGGAGCCGGTGCACGGCCTCGCAGCCCGCGCAGCAGAAATCCCTCGGCGACGAGCCCTCGGGAACGGGGCTGCCGCAGTGACGGCAAGAGGCCGGGAGGCGCTCGATTGGCGGGGAAGCCAGCATCGGCTCGGCCCCCTTGCGAACGGCATGCCCATTGCGATGGACCGGGGCATGACCGCGGCCCTTCCCGTTCTCCAGAGCCTCTTCGGACAGATCCTTCCGGCCCCCGTGGTGGTGGCGGGCGCCGCGGGCGCGTTGATGGTGGGCGTCACCGGCAGCGTGCACTGCCTCCTCATGTGCGGGCCACTGGCCTGCGCGGGATTGCCGGGCGTGAAGGGCCCGGAGAGGTGGCGCGCGGTGCTCGCCTATCAGAGCGCGCGCGTGGGGGCGTACGCGCTGATGGGCGGCCTGCTGGGCGCGCTGGGCGGAGGGGTGACCCGCGCGCTCGCGGTGTCGACGCGGCCCTGGCTGCCCTGGGTGATGGCGGCGGCGCTGGTGGCCTCGGCGCTGGAGCTGGGGAAGCGTTTGCGCCCGCTGCCGGGGCTGTCACACCTGGCGGGCGCCATCACCCGGGCGGGCGCAAAGTTTTCGCTTTTGAGCAGATCGGGCGCAATGGGTGCGGTAACGCCGCTGTTGCCGTGCGGCCTGCTCTACGGCGTGTACGCGGCGGCGCTGACGAGTGGCTCCCTGGGAGGAGGGGCGTTGCTGCTGGGGGCGTTCGCGCTGGGCGGGCTGCCGGCGCTGCTGGGCGCACAGCTGCAAACGGGCCTCTGGCAGAGGCAGCCGCGCGTGGCGGCGTTCGTGCTGAAGCGCGCGGTGCCGCTGGTGGCCGCGGCGGTGCTCATCTACCGGGCCGTGGGCGACACAGCGCGTCACATGAGCTGCCACTAGAAGCGTCGGGCGCCCAACAACGTATCAGCTTGACTTACCACTTGTTCCATTTTCTCTTCACTATCCGTCCTGGCCGGAAACGGCCAGTGCGTGAGCTGCTTCAAACGGAAAGTGAAGAGTCCCCATGTTCAACAAGACAACCGCAATGGCTGTCGCATTACTCATCACCAGCCTGTGGGCTGGCGAGGGTGTGGCGGCCACCTACGGCGTGCAGAGCTCTGGCTCCTCCGCCATCTTCTACGTGGACACCACCTCCTGGGCGGACATCCACTACACCCTCAACAATGGAGGACAGCTCAACGTCCGGATGACGGTCGTCAACGGACGAAACCAGTAC
This is a stretch of genomic DNA from Archangium violaceum. It encodes these proteins:
- a CDS encoding heavy metal translocating P-type ATPase → MLASPPIERLPASCRHCGSPVPEGSSPRDFCCAGCEAVHRLLVDQGLTRYYALADGKTAPAPEPRQDRGLAWLEPLVARAEATTGPVCALELDVQGIHCAACVWLMNELFRRQPGGASLTVNPALGKARLAWRRGAFDVAGFLRSVEGFGYLFGPGRKSSESASHDLPIRLGLCAAITMNVMLFSVSFYVGLTPADGEVFSLFSQLSLWLSTAVVLVGGWPFFRSAWRGLRSGVLHLDLPIALGILLVFSTSLVKARDGRGDLAYFDTLNTFVTLMLVGRWLQQRVLERNRRFLLEDDGAEGLFARRQEGDRLVTVRAAELRAGDVLVIAPGELVPVDAELLDARASFSTDWVTGEPDVRAVEQGGEVPAGAFNAARGAAHVRARTDFQDSPLVALLRQTPSAPGRVPAHARFWNAVSRRWVLSVLLVSALGLLLWLPQGQDKALQVAVALLVVTCPCAIGIAVPLAYELTQTRLRRLGLFVRSQDLLDRLPRVRKVLFDKTGTLTLGRLELVDREAVDALAPESRDVAFDLAARSNHPVSRCLAAALSRAGARFSTGAQVTEHPGQGLELLRADGTWRLGAPAWAAPGATGLEGTVLARDGQPLASFALRESVRADARREIQTLREASHEVWLISGDAPARVRAMAEALDVPVEHALGGQRPEDKAEAVARIDQADTLYLGDGVNDSLAFERAFCAGTPAIDRPVLPGKSDFFLMGEGLSAIREALVLSRRLRQVVRRVIGISLAYNVVTVSVCLAGLMTPLRAAVVMPLSSLSLILFTLASLSARRSHAAGETPSALKEVPA
- a CDS encoding sulfite exporter TauE/SafE family protein, giving the protein MPIAMDRGMTAALPVLQSLFGQILPAPVVVAGAAGALMVGVTGSVHCLLMCGPLACAGLPGVKGPERWRAVLAYQSARVGAYALMGGLLGALGGGVTRALAVSTRPWLPWVMAAALVASALELGKRLRPLPGLSHLAGAITRAGAKFSLLSRSGAMGAVTPLLPCGLLYGVYAAALTSGSLGGGALLLGAFALGGLPALLGAQLQTGLWQRQPRVAAFVLKRAVPLVAAAVLIYRAVGDTARHMSCH